Sequence from the Chthonomonas sp. genome:
ACCAGTATGGCACATCTCTTGCTTTCTCTCCCTCAAACCCTTGCCTAGAGCGCTCCTTCAGCGAACAAAAACCGATTCGATGAACAATCTGGAGCGTTCTTCGTTGTACAATTTAATGGCCTTTTCCTATTTTTGATTTCTGAGGAGATGAAATGAAAAACAAACTCACACTGGCGGCGCTTGGCGTCGCATTCGCAAGCGTCGCTTTTGCGCAAACGACTGTGTACAGCACTGGCTTTGAGGCCCCGTTCACCCCCGGCGTGCTGGATAGCCAGCAATCCTGGCTCGTGGATGAAGACGTCAATAGTTTCTTCACCGTGGATGCGGGCAAGCGCACGGGTAGCCAGGGAGTCGTCTACGACACGGCTCCGGCGGCGGGCAACAACTGGGCATGGCTTGACATCACGCAAGCTGGTGCCGGCAACGCCTATGTCACGACCGCGTGGGTCAAGGTCGATGAGGACACCGTTAATACTCTCCAGTCCGGTTTTGGCCTCGATGCCTACGGCGGCTCCGATGCTGGCGGATCGAACTTCGGCCGTATCGCCGTTATTCTGGTTCGCGGCGACAAGAAGGTCCGGTTCTATTCATCCACCATTGCGGATGTTCCCGGCTTTACTCCGGCGAACGGCGTCTGGCACCGCATCGACATGATCACCGACTACCCGAACAATCGTACGGCGGGCGCGATGAATGGATCGGCGTTCCCGATCACTGTTCCGATGCCAACGTTGAAGAGCTTCATCTTCGACGTTGACCTCCTCGCGAGTGCAAGCGGTTTCAACGTTGGACACTTCGACGACTACAAGATCGTCCGATACTCGAACGCCAACAAAGCGGTCGCCGGTCAGATTACGTACGCGGGCTACATGAAGGGTGCCGACACAGCCCCCGTCACCGTCTCGCTTTACAGCGGGTCCACGCTGGTTGACACGAAGACTGCGACCCCAGATGGCGACGGCTACTTCACAGTGAACACAACAGCAGGTCCTGGCACCTACGATGTCTACTTCAAGGGCTCGAAGTGGCTGAGCAAGAAGGCTGGCAGCATCACGTTGACGGCGAACTCGCCGTACACAGTCGCCGGTGTGGCCACGGTGCTCGCAGGCGATGCGAACAACGATGACTTCGTGGACTTCTTCGACTACTTGTTGCTCTCGGCTAGCTACGAACTCGCCCTCGGCGATGGTGGATACAACGCAGAGTGCGACTTCAACGGTGACGATGCGGCCGACTTCTTCGACTATCTCATCATGTCGGACAACTACGAAACCAACGGAGACATCGCCGGGCTCTAAGCCTCATCGACGACTCCGAGATGCCCGTGAGCTTGATGCTCGCGGGCATTTTTTCTTGGTCCCCAGCAATTCTCCCAGAGCTGCTTGAAGAATCGTTGCAAATGAATATCGAACCAATTTCATGCGCATATCGTCAAGTACACTGTCGTTGGTTGCTCGACCACGAAGAGGAGATTTTTTCATGCGATTCTTGACCACTACGTTTGCGTTAGCTTGCCTGGCATCTGTGTCCATGGCCCAAACCGTCCGGTATGCGACTGGTTTTGAGAGCCCCTTCTCGAACGGCTCGATCAAGAACCAACAAACCTGGGACCTGGACACCCAGATTTCGAACCCGTTTAAGATCGCCGCAGCCCAGGGCCGCAACGGCACCCAGGGCGTCATCTACGACCTGAAGCTGCAGACCGACGGCGTCGGCGCGCGCACTGCTTGGAAGCCGGACACCGACACCAACACCCAAGACACCTTCGTCAGTACCGTCTGGGTCAAGATCGACACCGACACGCGAAGCGGCAACCTGAACCGCGGCCACTTCGGCCTGGAGACCTACGGCGACTATATTGAACTCTTCCCGGGCATCGGTTTCTATCAGATCGGCGCAGCAGTGAAGATCACCGGCGACGGGCGAGCCATCTTGGATCGACCGGACCAGCAGGTCAGCGCTGTCGTCACGAACGTCCCACGCGACACCTGGCACCGACTGGAACTGATCCAGGGCGTCGGCAACCAGATTGGCAGGATTCGTGGCAGTGTCAACGGGATCGACCTGGGAATCCTTGGAACGACCACACGCAACAACTTCGCGTACACCGCGCTGTACGCGAGCAGCATCGGCACCAGCCCGAGCACGCCTTCCACCAACATCGGTCACTACGACGACCTGTCGGTGAAGCGGTATGCAACCACTCAGCAGACTTACGCCGGTCGCATTGCGGTCGCAGGATACGCCGGTAACCTGGCGACCATGCCCGTCAGTGTGGTCTTTGACAATGGCGGCCCGGTCACCGTCAACACGACGATGGACAAAGACGGCTACTTCGAGGCGAAGGCCCCAGTTGCTGGCTTAAACCGGATCTTCGTCAAGACGAGGGCTGGCTTGCAAAGACTTGTGGGCGAGTACCAGAGCGGCGCATTCGTGCGCATCGCCCCGGTCACGCTCATCAATGGCGACATCAACAACGACAACTTCGTCGACTTCTTCGACTACCTCATCCTTTCGGATGGGTACGAGTCCGAGGCAGGTCAGCCAGGTTACGATGCCAATCCGTACGCAGACCTCAATGGCGATGGAGTCATCGACTTCTTCGACTACCTCATCCTTAACGCGAACTACGAGTTGCAAGGGGATGAGCCCGCACCGGGAGCATAAAGCTTAATCGACACTCCTTTCAACAACGGGTGGGGCAAGTGACTTGATCATTTGCCCCACCTCGTTTTATTTTTGACCGTATTCTCACTGATGTGTATTAAACTAGGGGGTAGTGATTGGAGACCTCAATGATTAAAGTCCGCTTTGCCCTGCTCTCGTCCCTGCTTGCCACCTCTTGCTTGGCCCCGGCAGCCGTGACCGGCTACTCGGTTTCGTACCTTCGGAATTCCGTCCAGAATTCTGACTTTGCTCCGGTGCTGGAAGACCTTTTCGCATTTCAAGCGATCATGTCTTCCGATGGAACAGGTGAGTTTGATGCCGGTGAGTTCAACGCGCCCAACGGGACCGTGACTCCGCTGATCTTCAGCCCGCCTGCGTACCTCATCTACGGCGAGTACCAACCGACGTTGGGCGCGCTGTTCACAAGCTATCCGACCGGAACGTACACTTTCAAGATCACCGGAGGGAGTTTTGCAGGTCAATCGGCGACAGTTGCCACGAGTGCCGCCGACTTCGCCAATTCAATTCCGTTCCTGACTTCGGGAAGCTATTCCAGTTTGCAGTTCTGCAACGCAGGGGATGATCGGACGGTCACCTGGCCCGCCTTCACCCACAGCGGGGTAATGCCCCTCACAACGAGTGCACTGAATGTGCTCGACATGACCTCGACAAACCTGGCGTGGCAAGACGGTGGCCCTGCGTCGGTTGCCGGTAGCACCACGATCCCGGGCGCAAAGCTGATCAGCGGTCACTACTACTATTACGGCCTGACTCACGACTGCTATCGAACTACCAGTAATGCCGGCTTTGGCACGGCCGCAGCCTCCGTCACTTACACCCGGCGATCTGAGGGATACTTCCAGGTCCAAGCGAATCCGGGTACTGTTGCCGGGCAATTCTATCATGGCCAAAGCAACCGAAGCATCGGGATCCCGGTCACCGTTGAAGTCGTGCAGGGCGGCGTGCTCGTAGACACGCAGACGTTTGCGGTGGGATACAACAACTGGTACGCCTTTGATACGACCGCAACCGGCACGGCAGATTTGTACTTCAAATCGAGCCACTGGCTAAAGAAGGCGGTGTACAACGTTGATCTCGACACCGGCCACAATCAGCTCGACGTCACGCTGCAGAATGGCGATTGCAACGACGACAACCACGTCGACTTTTTTGATTATCTGCAGCTCTCGGACGCTTACGAATCGGTGGTGGGCGACCCCACTTTCTCGGCAGGTGCCGACCTCTCAGAGGACGGCGAAGTGAACTTCTTTGACTACCTGATCATGAGCGCCAACTACGAGACCGACGGCGACGACTACTAAGACCCGAACGAAGAGGGCAGGTCGCTCGAGGCAACCTGCCCTCTTTTTGTTAACTCAGCCAGAGATTACTGGTAGCCGCCGTTACGGGCCGCTTGCAACCGCGCCGTCGCACGTTCGATTGCCGAAGTCGCTTCGTCGGTTGTCATGGTGCTCGGCTCGCCTCGGAGCGCCTTGCGCGCCTCATCGAGCTCGCGCTCGGTTTCGCGAACCTGGACTTCGCTAGCCAAACGGGCTTCGTCCGCCAGGACGATCACGCGGTCACCGCCGATCTCCATAAAGCCGCCACCGATGGCCACGTATTGCTTCTGTTCCGTAGCATCGCGGTACTCGAAAACTCCCGCGCGCAGCGCGACGATCATCGGCTGGTGACCGTGCTGCACGCCCATGTAACCATCGTACGCAGGCACGATCACCGACGTGACTTCTTCATCGACGACGGTCCGGTCCGGCGCAACAACTGATAGATTGAACTTAGTAGCCATGGAGTTGTTGGTGACTCCACGCCGCGCTGAGGCGTGGAGTCACGGTTTGCATCAGACAGCTGCGAGTTTCTTCGCCTTCTCGAAGACGTCCTCGATCGAACCGCAGTACAGGAATGCCTGCTCTGGGATCTCGTCGCATCGGCCCTCAACGATCTCTCGGAACGAGCGGATCGTATCTTCGAGCGACACGTACTTGCCCGCGTTACCGGTGAACTGCTCGGCGACGAAGAACGGCTGGCTCATAAATCGCTCAATCTTGCGAGCGCGTGCGACCAGCAGCTTGTCGTCGTCCGAAAGCTCGTCGATACCGAGAATCGCGATGATGTCTTGGAGTTCCTTGTACCGCTGCAGAATCTGCTGAACCTGACGCGCGACGTCGTAGTGCTCGGCACCGACAACCGCTGGGTCGAGGTTCTTCGAGGTCGAAGCAAGAGGGTCAACGGCCGGGAACAGACCCTTCGAGGCGATGCTTCGCTCAAGATAGATGTATGCATCCAGGTGAGCAAAGGTGGTCGCTGGAGCGGGGTCCGTGGGGTCGTCAGCAGGGACGTAAACGGCCTGCACCGAAGTGACCGATCCCTTCGTGGTCGAAGCGATGCGCTCCTGCAGGAAGCCCATTTCGGTGGCGAGCGTCGGCTGGTAGCCGACGGCGCTCGGCATACGTCCGAGCAGCGCCGATACCTCGGAACCTGCCTGAACGAAGCGGAAAATGTTGTCAACGAAGATGAGAACGTCCGTACCCACTTCGTCGCGGAAGTACTCCGCCATCGTGAGTGCCGTAAGGGCGACGCGCAGACGCGCTCCCGGCGGCTCGTTCATCTGACCGAAGACCATGGCGGTCTTGTCGATAACGGCCTTCTCGGTGCCGTCCTTGTCCGTGAACTTGGCTTCCTTCATTTCGAGCCAGAGGTCGTTCCCTTCGCGGGTGCGCTCGCCGACGCCGGCGAACATGGCAACACCCGAAGCTTCAACCGCAATGTTGCGGATCAGCTCTTGGATCGTAACCGTCTTGCCCAGTCCTGCACCACCGAAGAGACCGATCTTTCCACCCTTGTTGAACGGGACAAGAAGATCGATGACCTTCAGACCGGTAACGAGGATGTCAACCTTAACGTTCTGCTGGTCGAATGACGGCGGCTGGCGGTGAATGGGAAGTCGCGGAGCAGCGGCAAGTCTGGCAGCCTTCTCAGCTCGGACTTCCGGCGTGTCGGCGTGCTCACCCGATTCCAGGATGTCGATCGGCTTGCCCAAAAGGTTGAAGACTCGGCCCAGAGTAGCGTCGCCGACCGGTACCGTAATCGGTCCGCCCGTGTCCTCGGCAGCCATACCGCGGACGATGCCGTCGGTGGAAGCGAGGGCAACGCAGCGAACGATGTCGTCGCCGAGGTGCTGTGCCACTTCGCAAACGATGCTCAGGCCGTGCTTGTCGTCCTTCACCTCGATCGCGTTATAAATCCCTGGGAGCTTTCCGGTATCAAAGCGGCAGTCTACAACCGGTCCCAAAACCTGAATCACTTTGCCCAACGTCGGCATACTGGTTCTTCAATCCTCCAAAAGACACCCCGCGACCGATCATCAGTCGTGGGGTTTCTAGAGGCGAAGTATACCCTCGCAAACCGACTAGAATCGCAGTCAGTACATCCAGTCGGCGAGGAAATAGTTCGCGATATAGATGAGCACCATCGAGAGGACGACCGTATTCGTCGTCGCGCGCCCTACGCCCACCGCACCGTCCTTCGTCCGCAGTCCTTGCTGGCACGCGACGACGCTCACGATGAAGCCAAAGACCAAAGTTTTGATCATGCCCCCGATGAAGTCCCACGGCTCAACGAACTGTCGAATGGACATGACGAACGATTCGCCGGGGACCCCGCCCTGGAGCGACACCAAGTAACCGCCGAGCATGCCCGAGTACACGCCAATCATGCACAAGACTGGCAACATGACGATGCATGCGATGATTCTGGGGATCACCAGGTAGTTGGTCGGATGCACCGACAGAGCGCGGAGCGCGTCAATCTGCTCGGTCACCGCCATCGTGCCAATCTGCGCGGCCATCGAGGAACCGCACCGAGCCGCGACCATGATCCCCGCTAGTACCGGGGCGATCTCGCGTGTGACCGCAAGGCCGATGGTGCCACCCGCGAGGCTGCTCGCACCATATTTGACAAGCAGCTCAGTGGAATACAGCGCCAAAACCGAGCCTGAGAAAAATGTGGTGAGCGCGACGATGGGGACCGAGGCCACTCCAATGAACGCCATCTGCTGGACGGTTTCGCCGACCTCGCGCGGGCGGCTCAGCAAGCGCGAGACAAAACTCGAAACGATGAGCGTGCACTCGCCGACAAAAGTTACCAGTGCCGAGATCGCTTGGAGGGCACCGCCAATCATGCCCGCGATCTTACCTGCGCCTAGCCCTCGGGGTCCGGAGTCCCTGCCTGTCTCTGGATCTCTTCGCTGATCCGGCTCGCTTCATCCGGCTTCATCATTGACAGAATCGCCGCCGTCTTTTCGGTCTCCATCAGACCGAAGACACGGGCGATATCCGGAATCTCCCAGTTCGCCGTGATAGCAAGCACCCTATCGTTGGGCAAGTTGTTCCAGATTTCGGCGACTGCTGCCGCGCCTTTCTCCAGGTCGACTGAGACCGGCTTGGGCTTGGGAGCCTCCGCCACTGGCTCGGGAGTCGACGCCTCCGGTTTTGCAGCATCGGCCGGCTTTTCTTCCGCCTTAGCCGCAGTTGCGGGAGCGGGAGCGGCTTGCTTGGCGAGCTTCGATTTCGGGGTGATCCCTTTGATCTTCACCATGCCCGTGAACGCCGCGCCAAAGAACCCGCCCCCTAGGAGAACCAGGACGATCACGGCAACGATGATCAGCTTGCCCTTACCCTTCCCACTCGCGCCCTTCCCCTTGGCCATTTTAGAGAGCACCTGCCTTCAGCGCGTTGAACCGCGCCATCACCCGCCGTACATAGTCCTGAGTCTCACGAAATGGAGGCACCCCTCCGTGACGAGTGACCGCCCCGGGTCCCGCGTTGTAGGCGGCCAACGCCTTCTCCATATCTCCCGGGAACTGCTTCATCATCTGGCTGAGATAGCGTGCGCCTCCGCTCAAGTTCTGTTCGGGGTTAAAGGGGTCGGTCACTCCCAATGCGGCGGCGGTGCCCGGCATCAGCTGCGAGAGACCCTTGGCCCCTGCGCCTGAAACAGCGCGGGGGTTGTAACCGCTCTCCGTGCCAACGAGGGCCTCAAGCAACATCGGGTCGACGGAGGCCTTGGTCGCTGCGTCGCGGATGAGTCCCTTCAGTTCCTGTGGTGCGCCCTGCATCCCTTCGACCTTAGTGTCTTCGCCAAACGGGTTCATCGGGGCCATCGGCTTGGAGTCCGTGGGGCTCGGTGGCTTGCCAATCAACCCGCGCAAAGGCATGCCCTCGTTCTGATCGAGCTTGCCCGAAGTCGATTGCGCAAACGTCTCTTCGACGCCGAGCTTTGAATCGATCTTGGACTGAAGTTCTTGGATGCGAGCCTGGATGCCCGCTTGACCTCGTGGTTGGATTCTCATGCTGCCTTCCTTCGCAAAACGGCCCATTCGTCCGCTTCCGCCTGTTCAAACCGGTTGACTTCCAGCGTGTATTCCGCGTGCGCCTCGTCCCGCATGTTCTGAAGAGTTTCAGCCTCGCGGCGTTTCTCCAGCCAGGTCAGGCGCGCCGACTCGACTCCGGAATCGAGGATCCCGATCAGCGATCGCTGCATGTCCATCTCGTCTTCGAGTCGCTGCAAGAACGCCTCATTCACCACGATCTCATCGATGGTCGCGGGCTTCAGCACGAGTGCGGTTTGATGCCGATCACCCATTGTTTGCAGCGTCTTCTCGGCCTCAAGAAGCTTTTGCTGTGCCTCCAGGTACGCGTCCTTCGCCCATCCTTCGACCAGCAGCCGATACTCCAAAACCTTCTGCAATCGAAACTCAAACTTACGCATTCGCTAACCTCTCTACTTCGGCTATAGAAACCTCAAAATCGGACTCTTCCTGTTTGTCCTGTCGCAAAAACTTAGTGATCTCAGGCCACTTGCGCAGTGCCTCGTCGGCAATCGGCTTGGTGCCCTCTTTGTACGCACCGATCGAAACGAGATCTTCGACATCGCCATAGGCCGCGACCAACTCACGGAGGCGGTTCCCGCCCTGCACATGCTCGGGCGAAGTGACCATGGGCATCACGCGGCTCAGGCTGTTCTGCACATCGATGGGTGGGTAGTGTCCGCGGCTCGTCAGCTTGCGGCTGAGCACGATGTGACCATCAAGGATCGAGCGCGCCGCATCGGCAATGGGTTCGTTGGTGTCGTCGCCATCCACCAGGACCGTATACAGCCCCGTAATCGCGCCGCG
This genomic interval carries:
- a CDS encoding lytic transglycosylase domain-containing protein, whose translation is MRIQPRGQAGIQARIQELQSKIDSKLGVEETFAQSTSGKLDQNEGMPLRGLIGKPPSPTDSKPMAPMNPFGEDTKVEGMQGAPQELKGLIRDAATKASVDPMLLEALVGTESGYNPRAVSGAGAKGLSQLMPGTAAALGVTDPFNPEQNLSGGARYLSQMMKQFPGDMEKALAAYNAGPGAVTRHGGVPPFRETQDYVRRVMARFNALKAGAL
- the atpC gene encoding ATP synthase F1 subunit epsilon; this encodes MATKFNLSVVAPDRTVVDEEVTSVIVPAYDGYMGVQHGHQPMIVALRAGVFEYRDATEQKQYVAIGGGFMEIGGDRVIVLADEARLASEVQVRETERELDEARKALRGEPSTMTTDEATSAIERATARLQAARNGGYQ
- the atpD gene encoding F0F1 ATP synthase subunit beta, with the protein product MPTLGKVIQVLGPVVDCRFDTGKLPGIYNAIEVKDDKHGLSIVCEVAQHLGDDIVRCVALASTDGIVRGMAAEDTGGPITVPVGDATLGRVFNLLGKPIDILESGEHADTPEVRAEKAARLAAAPRLPIHRQPPSFDQQNVKVDILVTGLKVIDLLVPFNKGGKIGLFGGAGLGKTVTIQELIRNIAVEASGVAMFAGVGERTREGNDLWLEMKEAKFTDKDGTEKAVIDKTAMVFGQMNEPPGARLRVALTALTMAEYFRDEVGTDVLIFVDNIFRFVQAGSEVSALLGRMPSAVGYQPTLATEMGFLQERIASTTKGSVTSVQAVYVPADDPTDPAPATTFAHLDAYIYLERSIASKGLFPAVDPLASTSKNLDPAVVGAEHYDVARQVQQILQRYKELQDIIAILGIDELSDDDKLLVARARKIERFMSQPFFVAEQFTGNAGKYVSLEDTIRSFREIVEGRCDEIPEQAFLYCGSIEDVFEKAKKLAAV
- a CDS encoding flagellar FliJ family protein — translated: MRKFEFRLQKVLEYRLLVEGWAKDAYLEAQQKLLEAEKTLQTMGDRHQTALVLKPATIDEIVVNEAFLQRLEDEMDMQRSLIGILDSGVESARLTWLEKRREAETLQNMRDEAHAEYTLEVNRFEQAEADEWAVLRRKAA
- a CDS encoding ABC transporter permease, with amino-acid sequence MIGGALQAISALVTFVGECTLIVSSFVSRLLSRPREVGETVQQMAFIGVASVPIVALTTFFSGSVLALYSTELLVKYGASSLAGGTIGLAVTREIAPVLAGIMVAARCGSSMAAQIGTMAVTEQIDALRALSVHPTNYLVIPRIIACIVMLPVLCMIGVYSGMLGGYLVSLQGGVPGESFVMSIRQFVEPWDFIGGMIKTLVFGFIVSVVACQQGLRTKDGAVGVGRATTNTVVLSMVLIYIANYFLADWMY